CCTCCGTGACGCTGCCGTACGCGCGCACGGCGCCCGCGGTCACAGATTTCAAGCCGCCGAAGCCCAACCGAGCGTTCATCCGCGGCATGCGCCTCGTCAACCTGTTCTACGGGCTTTGGCGGGCGAAGTTGGTGTGCGACGCGCGGGATCTCGAAAAGCTGAGACGGCTGCCCCCGGGGGTCATCATCACCCCCAACCACTCCGACTACGCCGACGCGATGGTCGTGACCGAACTGGGCCGGAGGGCCGACCGCTACTTCAACTTCATGGCCACGCGGGAGAGCTTCGACGCCGGGCACGGGCTCCACGGGCTGGCGATGCAGTGGCTCGGCGGGTTCTCGGTGAACCGCGGCGGGGAGAACGGGCGGTGCCAGCAGGTCGCCAAGGACGTCGTCAAAGCCGGCCGGTACGACCTCCTCATCTTCCCGGAGGGGGAGATCTACCTCCTGAACGATCTGGTGATGCCGTTCAAGCCCGGCGTCGCGATGCTCGCGCTCGACGTCGCGAACGAGAACGCTAAAGAGGGCCGTTCCGACAAGCCGGTCACGATCGTCCCGGTCGCGATCAAGTACCGGTACCTGGTCGACATCCTGCCCGCGGTGAGGGAGACCGTGGAGCGGCTCGAGGCGACGATCTTCGGCGGGCCGCGCCCCGGCGCTCTGTACGACCGGATCTCCGCGCTTGGGGTCGAGTTGCTCAACCGCAAGGAGCAGGAGTACGGCCTCCGTCCGGATCCAGCCGGCGACCTCTACGCCCGGGTCGAGGCGGTGCGGAAGCACCTGCTCGAGACCCTCGAGCGCCGCTACCTCGGCAAGGTGCGCGACGAGTTCGCGTTCGACCGCGCGCGCCGCCTGATCATCCACATCCTCGAGGAATTGGCGCATCTCGAGGGCCGCGCCGATCTCCCCGAGCATGAGAAGGCGGCGGCCGCCGCCGACCTGCGGCGCGATCTCGGGTGGGCGCAGACCGCGGCCCGGTCCGTCTCCTTCGCCGAGGACTACCTGATCGCGCAGCC
The DNA window shown above is from bacterium and carries:
- a CDS encoding 1-acyl-sn-glycerol-3-phosphate acyltransferase: MTLPYARTAPAVTDFKPPKPNRAFIRGMRLVNLFYGLWRAKLVCDARDLEKLRRLPPGVIITPNHSDYADAMVVTELGRRADRYFNFMATRESFDAGHGLHGLAMQWLGGFSVNRGGENGRCQQVAKDVVKAGRYDLLIFPEGEIYLLNDLVMPFKPGVAMLALDVANENAKEGRSDKPVTIVPVAIKYRYLVDILPAVRETVERLEATIFGGPRPGALYDRISALGVELLNRKEQEYGLRPDPAGDLYARVEAVRKHLLETLERRYLGKVRDEFAFDRARRLIIHILEELAHLEGRADLPEHEKAAAAADLRRDLGWAQTAARSVSFAEDYLIAQPTPERLAETLAKLEREVYGREAFPPKAKRRATVKIGDPIDVRGYLAEYAERRLRKEAILRLVRDLQQSIQSMLDALNVETDGEPPR